In one Lycium barbarum isolate Lr01 chromosome 7, ASM1917538v2, whole genome shotgun sequence genomic region, the following are encoded:
- the LOC132601362 gene encoding zinc finger BED domain-containing protein RICESLEEPER 1-like has protein sequence MYGPFTSWPEAFGGGAGGAEAGAQAPSRFSNIVLHFTASALTSFPLFTASRHFLFSLHCFTPFPLLPQLLTASALPQSTSEPAWQHFCSHKLKMADETRLSLAGSTNSVPNTDDSNDNSLDTEHQVTKKRKNMKSRSDVWEHYDKVVVNGIVKAKCRHCKNIYAANTSVNGTTGLRQHIALRCLPYKAKIETSTQKKIHFTSTDKHEPRWEFDQQLIRRALFEMIIIDEIPFSFVEKEGFKKFMQVAQPLFQVPSRRTVTWDCYGRYDELRLDLKKSFREAKAKICLTTDTWTSLQIINYMCLTAHYIDRDWVLHKKILNFCPITSHKGEHMEEAIGNCLLYWNLDQIFTVTVDNASSNDVTVRELSKQLNNWDTNIMDGKNLHVRCMAHILNLIVQEGLKEIDASVKRVRQMVRYVRSSSARGAHFKKCCEVQKVECSKSLELDVPTRWNSTYLMLDTAQHFEKAFDRFDLFDENFNNYLSSHILEDGSVAGSHYVTSNVHIEDICELDVHLKVCLESEDVSLSIMVERMRQKFKKYWGDTEKMNEMIFIAFVLDPRNKFVYVNFGLEELFAEEVGKKVSK, from the exons TGCTTCACTTCACTGCTTCAGCTTTAACGTCATTTCCTCTCTTCACTGCTTCACGCCATTTCCTCTTCAGTCTTCACTGCTTCACGCCATTTCCTCTTCTTCCACAACTATTGACTGCTTCAGCTCTTCCACAATCAACCAGTGAACCAGCGTGGCAGCATTTCTGTTCCCACAAACTTAAG atGGCGGATGAAACTAGATTAAGTTTGGCCGGTTCAACTAATAGCGTACCTAATACAGATGATAGCAATGACAACTCACTTGACACCGAGCACCaggtaacaaagaaaagaaagaatatgAAATCTAGATCAGATGTTTGGGAGCATTATGATAAGGTCGTTGTAAATGGTATTGTTAAAGCAAAGTGTAGACATTGTAAAAATATTTATGCAGCTAATACATCTGTAAATGGAACAACGGGATTGAGACAACATATAGCTTTGAGGTGCCTACCATATAAAGCCAAGATTGAAACTAGCACTCAGAAAAAGATACATTTTACATCTACGGATAAGCATGAGCCGCGTTGGGAATTTGATCAACAATTAATTAGGAGGGCTTTATTTGAGATGATAATTATAGATGAAATACCATTTAGCTTTGTAGAAAAAGAAGGCTTCAAGAAGTTTATGCAAGTAGCCCAACCTTTATTTCAAGTTCCTTCCCGTAGAACAGTAACATGGGATTGTTATGGACGTTACGATGAATTGAGACTAGATTTGAAGAAGTCTTTTAGAGAAGCAAAAGCAAAAATTTGCCTCACCACTGACACATGGACATCGTTGCAAATAATTAATTACATGTGTTTGACTGCTCACTATATTGATAGAGATTGGGTTTTGCATAAAAAAATATTGAATTTTTGCCCTATCACTAGTCATAAAGGTGAGCATATGGAAGAGGCTATTGGCAATTGTTTGCTTTATTGGAACTTGGATCAAATTTTTACTGTTACTGTTGATAATGCTTCTTCCAACGATGTTACAGTTAGAGAATTGTCTAAACAGTTAAATAATTGGGACACTAATATAATGGATGGTAAGAATCTTCATGTGAGATGTATGGCCCACATACTTAATCTAATTGTGCAAGAAGGTTTGAAGGAAATTGATGCTTCTGTCAAACGTGTTAGGCAAATGGTAAGGTATGTTAGATCATCTTCGGCAAGGGGAGCTCACTTTAAGAAATGTTGTGAAGTTCAAAAGGTGGAATGTTCTAAATCATTAGAGCTAGATGTGCCTActaggtggaattccacctaCTTGATGTTGGATACAGCACAACACTTTGAGAAGGCCTTTGATAGGTTTGATCTTTTTGATGAGAATTTTAATAATTATCTTTCTAGTCATATTCTTGAAGATGGAAGTGTTGCAG GTTCACATTACGTTACTTCTAATGTTCATATTGAGGATATATGTGAGCTTGATGTACATTTGAAAGTGTGTTTAGAAAGTGAAGATGTTAGTTTAAGTATAATGGTTGAGCGAATGAGACAAAAGTTCAAAAAGTATTGGGGGGATACCGAAAAGATGAAcgaaatgatttttattgctttcGTGTTGGATCCTCGTAATAAGTTTGTGTATGTTAACTTTGGGCTTGAAGAGCTATTTGCTGAGGAAGTAGGAAAGAAAGTAAGCAAATGA